A window of Phycobacter azelaicus contains these coding sequences:
- a CDS encoding acyltransferase family protein, which translates to MPNSQSVSSTSRPQSEAGFRRLHWVDTARGLAIVLVVLAHCWRGLESSGLISLDDSWQGHLDRFIYLFHMNAFFVLTGSFLLQQAQRGTGRQFIGHLSRRLLYPLVLWTYVFISLRILAGAAANKPVGSEALLVLPLPPIEHLWFLWAMFLCMVIWGGLARTLPHLHKSPTAWIGLALAASLFWHSVEIPPLLVDWIMETLRHLPFVALGVALGFSARWMQGQMWLPPYMFLWAPAAFIGLEFIAQYADPKSFGLNILSALVTLLFLALSQSITRFWQSGHLMSGIQFLGRHSMAVFLAHTAFSAAMRIVLLKTGISDPNLHLLLGTVVGLLGPVALALFAQRLRVARLLGF; encoded by the coding sequence GTACTTCCCGGCCCCAAAGCGAAGCGGGGTTTCGTCGCCTTCATTGGGTCGACACCGCACGCGGCCTAGCAATCGTTCTGGTCGTCCTTGCCCATTGCTGGCGCGGACTTGAAAGCAGCGGCCTCATTTCACTTGACGATAGCTGGCAAGGTCACCTGGACAGGTTCATCTACCTATTCCACATGAACGCCTTCTTTGTGCTTACCGGGTCTTTCCTTCTGCAGCAGGCTCAACGCGGCACTGGACGACAATTCATCGGCCACCTGAGCCGCCGCCTGCTGTATCCGCTCGTGCTGTGGACCTATGTTTTTATCAGTCTACGTATTTTGGCAGGCGCGGCAGCCAATAAACCGGTCGGCAGCGAAGCCTTGCTGGTCCTGCCGCTCCCTCCGATTGAACATCTTTGGTTCCTGTGGGCGATGTTTTTATGCATGGTGATCTGGGGTGGTCTGGCGAGAACCCTGCCGCACCTCCACAAATCCCCCACGGCCTGGATTGGCCTGGCACTTGCAGCAAGCCTGTTCTGGCACAGCGTTGAAATACCGCCCCTGCTTGTCGATTGGATCATGGAAACACTAAGGCACTTGCCCTTTGTCGCACTGGGCGTGGCGCTGGGGTTTTCTGCCCGCTGGATGCAAGGCCAAATGTGGCTTCCGCCCTACATGTTTCTTTGGGCACCAGCGGCTTTCATCGGCCTTGAGTTCATCGCACAGTATGCCGACCCAAAGTCTTTCGGTCTGAACATATTGTCCGCGCTGGTCACGCTGTTGTTTCTTGCTTTGAGCCAATCCATCACACGTTTCTGGCAAAGCGGGCACCTCATGTCCGGCATTCAGTTTCTGGGTCGGCATTCCATGGCTGTGTTTCTGGCGCACACCGCCTTTAGCGCCGCAATGCGTATAGTCCTGCTGAAAACAGGCATAAGCGATCCGAACCTGCACCTTCTTCTAGGCACAGTCGTCGGCCTCCTCGGCCCCGTGGCCCTCGCCCTGTTCGCGCAGCGACTGCGTGTTGCTCGGTTACTTGGGTTCTGA
- a CDS encoding DUF2161 domain-containing phosphodiesterase produces MTREADLYPPIKALFERQGYEVKGEVGAADVVARRGDEDPVIVELKLRFSLSLFHQAIARQAITDLVYIAVPKPKGKQARRMLKDNLSLCRRLGLGLITVLPDGRVEVQCDPGPYAPRKSKVRTQRLLREFDRLRGDPNSGGATRSGIVTAYRQDALACAEYLAEHGPSKGAAVALATGIARATTLMRDNHYGWFEKIALGVYQISEKGQRERLRWRAEASDAETNAMPEGSEPK; encoded by the coding sequence ATGACACGCGAAGCCGACCTATACCCTCCGATCAAGGCGCTTTTTGAGCGGCAGGGCTATGAGGTGAAGGGAGAGGTCGGCGCTGCGGATGTGGTGGCGCGGCGCGGCGATGAGGATCCTGTCATCGTGGAGCTGAAGCTGCGGTTTTCCCTGTCGCTGTTCCATCAGGCCATTGCCCGTCAGGCGATCACGGATCTTGTTTACATTGCCGTACCCAAACCCAAGGGGAAGCAGGCGCGGCGGATGCTGAAGGACAACCTTTCGCTTTGCCGTCGTCTGGGCCTTGGTCTGATTACCGTTCTGCCGGACGGGCGTGTTGAAGTCCAATGCGATCCCGGACCTTACGCGCCGCGCAAATCCAAGGTTCGCACCCAGCGCCTGCTACGCGAGTTTGACCGGTTGCGGGGTGATCCCAACTCGGGCGGTGCCACGCGTAGTGGAATCGTCACGGCTTATCGTCAGGATGCGCTGGCCTGCGCGGAGTACCTGGCGGAACATGGCCCCAGCAAAGGGGCTGCAGTCGCCTTGGCCACTGGGATTGCTCGGGCCACGACCTTGATGCGGGACAATCACTACGGCTGGTTCGAGAAGATCGCTCTGGGGGTCTACCAGATCAGCGAAAAGGGGCAGCGGGAGCGATTGCGGTGGAGGGCCGAAGCTTCAGATGCAGAGACCAATGCGATGCCTGAGGGCTCAGAACCCAAGTAA